The window AAAGAATATTCTCAACTAATTAAAATGTTTTTAGATTATGGAATTGAGATTAATCAAATACATTCGGGGGCTACTGCCTTATATTGGGCTGTTCAGGAAGGTTTTTTTGAGGTTGCAAAAATTTTACTAAATGCAGGAGCAGATACGGAGATTAAGGCAAAAAATGGTAATACTCCCTTAATAGCGAGTACTCAGAATCATAATTTTAATATGGTTAAGTTACTTGTAGAGGCTGGAGCAAATCTAGAAAATTCTAATAATCTGGGGGCCACTCCTTTGTTTATAGCTGCTCATTTTGGTTATAACGATATACTTCAATTGTTTTTGGATAATGGAGCCAATAAAAATGTTCATCTTGGAGTGGTGAGTGTCTTTCAAAATTCTTTAGAACAAGGGCATGGTGAAACGGCACAATTGTTATCAGGTTCTGTAGAGAATTTCTGTCAAGAGATTCAAGGGACCACCTTCCAAGCAAAATACATTGAAATTTGTGGGGAAGTGGAAATATCCAGTGATGGACATGAATTATAATAATTGATAAAGACCTAGTCATAAAAATTAGTGGGTAGGTCTTTTAAAGAAATCAAAGCTCTTTGGTTTCAAGAAAATATCCAGCCATAATAAGGTCTTCTTCAGGGATGTCGATTAAAATGTCATCAATTTTGCCGTTTAATGCATGTCCATATTTATGCTTTTGGCAATCAGACCAGGTATGACAATAATTAGGAAAATAAGGATATGGTCTTGCATCCCATACATATAAGAAATTATGTGCTAGGAAATCTTTATTTCTAGCATTGCTTTCTGCAAAGAATATTTCACTAGCTGCAATGGCAAGAGCTTGGGCATGGTTATTAACTTTAGGTGCGTTTTCTAAGTTTTCTTCATAATAGAAACTAGGATTGTTAGTGGTGCCATCAAGTGATGAGAATCCATATTCTGTGAATATAATAGGTTTCATTTTAGGTGTCCAGCAAGTGGATCCCTTTAAATGAAAAGAATCCCACCAATATTCAACATTTTTCCAAGCCCAGGCTTGATCAGTATATGGAATTTTATTGTCGCCTTCTTTATAGTAATCAATTCCTTCGCCGCTGCTCCAACCATTCTTTATAATATTATAAGTGATTTGATCTTGTGGTAAATTGTCAGTTAACGGGAAATATGCACTTATTCCTACCCAATCAATGTTGGGGTCACACCAAAGTGGATCTAGATTACTATTATGATATTCATCTCCCCAATTAGCGCTATAAGTCAATTTAATATTAGGTCCCATTGAAGTTTTTACTAGGCCTGATAGATTTTTTAGTTGATGTATTGCAGGGTATAGATATTCATTAACTTTAATTGATGTGAGTCCTTTTAATTCACTGCCAAGACAGAAGCTATCGATAACATCTTTTAGTTTGATATTATTATATTCAAGATTAGCATAATGTAGGATAAAGTTATTATATCCTTTTTGACTCTTAAAAAAATGTTCAATATCTTTCTGTTGGGTGTGCCTTTTTCCCATTGGAGTAATATATCCTCTCCAAGGTTTAGCTAAAGATTCATCATCCACCATAATAAGTGGAGATAGCATAACTTTATATCCTTCTTCTTTAAGTAAACTACATAGTTCAATTATGCTACGATCAGTGGGAGTTCCACCAAAGGTTGTTTCTCCATTAGAGAAATAATGCATTTCCTCAGCATTCTTACGATTATATTCTCCTACTTGCCAATCGATATCTTTATCATTGCCTTCTACTTTGGGTATGACTTCTGCTTCTCCTGCACTTAAAGAGGTGGAAAACCAATTAACCATAACAGAAATATATTTTAAATTGGGCATGGTTTGTTTTAGATGAATGATGGATAATGTTGCGTCAGGCTTTGCTTGGTCGTTATGGATATTTATTACAATATTATCTGAGATAATAGGGGTTGTTTCATATACATACTCCCCAGACCCTGGATATAAGTTAATTGCTTTAATCAAATGTGCTGGATTTATTAAGGACATAAAATTTCTATTAAATATATTTCTTTATATTTACTATAAGTGTATAATTCAACGTATAATGTCAATATTATTTGAATGAGCTATGATAAAAATTTTTTTTATAAGAACAATAAAAACGCTTGTAGTTTTATTTTTGCTTCTTTCTCTTGCGGCTTTTGCAGTTCCAAAAATTATAGATTTGAGTCCTCATTTGCAAAAGTTAATTGTTTATATTGAGAAAGAATCAGGTAATAAAGTTTCTATTAAAGATGATGCTACTTTGTCAATATTTCCACAAGTTAAAATAACTCTTCCTAATGTGCATGTATATACTGGAGATGAGCATAATTTCGTTAATGTAGTTCAGGTCAATAAAATTATAATAACTATGTCTATCTCTAACTTTTTCTGGGGTGATAGGGAGCCTGATAGTATTGAGATTCAGGAAGCTAAAATTAATAGAGATCAGAGAGCGGATAGTATTGATAACGTATTTGCTGCGGTTAAGAAAATAAATTTAAAATCGTTTATTGTTACAAATTCTTTATCCTATAGTCAAGCTCATCCAGAACAAGAACAATATACTAAAATGAATATAAGGATGGATTTTGGAAACAATGATAGTATAAAATTTTTAGGGAGTGTTTTTCAAGATAATAAGAAAGTTAATATAGAAGGTCAGTTAGGAGGATATGACAGGAATTCTTTGCAGCCGTTTGATATAAATGTTAAGAGTGCAGATGCAGACTTAACTTTTCAAGGCAAGGTAAAGCAAGGAAAAGATAATTCTTTAGAGCATTTTGTAACCTTTAATGTCGACCATACCTGGGAAGTTGATGGTAATATAAGCGTTGAAATTAGAAATCCTGTTGTATTAGTGAAGCATTTTGCAAGAGTAATGCCTTTTTTAGTTGATATGGAAAAAAATTCTTCGGACGATGATATAAAAATATCAGGAAACATATCATATATAGATGGCTTCGTAGATGCTAAAAATATTAAAGTTAGCTCTAGTCACACCAATGGCAGTGGAAATCTTAGATTTATTTATAGTGATTTATCAAATATGACATTAAATTTTGATTTTGAAAGTATTGATATAAATCATTTCATAACTTTTTCTAAGAAAAAAGAATTGTCAGTTTCAGCCGATGAAGTTTTTGTAGATACCAGTAATTTAACTACAGATAATAATAGTTATTTAAATTTTGGTGTTTTAAACCAGAAGGATGTGGCTTTAAAATTAACATCTAAGAAAATTCTTATTCAAGAAGTATCATTATATGATTTTAATTTTCATTACAATATTAAGGATAAAAAAATTAATGATGGGATTTTAGAATTTGATATTCGTAATAACGAACTTAATTCAAAATTTTTAATATCAAATTTTACATTTAGTAAAATTGCTGGAACCACAGTTTTATTAGGGTATTTCTCTAATAATGGAAATAATATTAATAAAACACTAGAGTTGTTTGATTTAAGGGATTATATAAATCTTCAGGAAGATGACTTAAATTATAGTATAAGTTCCAAAATTATATTTGCTCCAAAAGAAATTTCAATATTTGAGATTACCGGTTCTATTGGTAGAGATGGTGAAATATCTGGTAGTATAGCCACTAAGCAAGATGTAATTAATGACTATAAAGTAAATTTAAACATTCGTAATTTAGAAGTGGATAATTTTGAGCTTCCTTTGTTTAAGTCTAGGTTAGAAAGCTTACTTAAAGACTCTGAGGATGATAGATATTTATCAAAATTTATTTGGTTTAGAACGTTAGACTCTACTTATGATATTAAATTTACTTTTGAAAATACAAAATTAGATGAGCATAGAATTGATAATTTAACAGTGTTGTGTAGATTAGTTCCATCAAATATGAG of the Rickettsiales bacterium genome contains:
- a CDS encoding glycoside hydrolase TIM-barrel-like domain-containing protein, whose protein sequence is MSLINPAHLIKAINLYPGSGEYVYETTPIISDNIVINIHNDQAKPDATLSIIHLKQTMPNLKYISVMVNWFSTSLSAGEAEVIPKVEGNDKDIDWQVGEYNRKNAEEMHYFSNGETTFGGTPTDRSIIELCSLLKEEGYKVMLSPLIMVDDESLAKPWRGYITPMGKRHTQQKDIEHFFKSQKGYNNFILHYANLEYNNIKLKDVIDSFCLGSELKGLTSIKVNEYLYPAIHQLKNLSGLVKTSMGPNIKLTYSANWGDEYHNSNLDPLWCDPNIDWVGISAYFPLTDNLPQDQITYNIIKNGWSSGEGIDYYKEGDNKIPYTDQAWAWKNVEYWWDSFHLKGSTCWTPKMKPIIFTEYGFSSLDGTTNNPSFYYEENLENAPKVNNHAQALAIAASEIFFAESNARNKDFLAHNFLYVWDARPYPYFPNYCHTWSDCQKHKYGHALNGKIDDILIDIPEEDLIMAGYFLETKEL
- a CDS encoding AsmA-like C-terminal region-containing protein encodes the protein MIKIFFIRTIKTLVVLFLLLSLAAFAVPKIIDLSPHLQKLIVYIEKESGNKVSIKDDATLSIFPQVKITLPNVHVYTGDEHNFVNVVQVNKIIITMSISNFFWGDREPDSIEIQEAKINRDQRADSIDNVFAAVKKINLKSFIVTNSLSYSQAHPEQEQYTKMNIRMDFGNNDSIKFLGSVFQDNKKVNIEGQLGGYDRNSLQPFDINVKSADADLTFQGKVKQGKDNSLEHFVTFNVDHTWEVDGNISVEIRNPVVLVKHFARVMPFLVDMEKNSSDDDIKISGNISYIDGFVDAKNIKVSSSHTNGSGNLRFIYSDLSNMTLNFDFESIDINHFITFSKKKELSVSADEVFVDTSNLTTDNNSYLNFGVLNQKDVALKLTSKKILIQEVSLYDFNFHYNIKDKKINDGILEFDIRNNELNSKFLISNFTFSKIAGTTVLLGYFSNNGNNINKTLELFDLRDYINLQEDDLNYSISSKIIFAPKEISIFEITGSIGRDGEISGSIATKQDVINDYKVNLNIRNLEVDNFELPLFKSRLESLLKDSEDDRYLSKFIWFRTLDSTYDIKFTFENTKLDEHRIDNLTVLCRLVPSNMSLKGRIQSDFAESNFSLDLTAFTIKPSLAIKISGNKLDYDVLDSLLFGFIKSSDYKKPNNQVWSDEPIKPFRIYKYAAKFDIGVKSLKVKKQKLENFKFVARTAGDSLYVDNLEMGVYGGKIQTRGNVSFFKQILCQFSFSGSNLEVKNLLSNISPKLDAFQGPVSVNGSMVVGGKNIKELVGSLNLSTNFIGSNISINGINTDGVVDIALQRKNFAKDKVLSSVERRLNSGTTEILSLSGDIKSHKGIIQSNNITFKSRFTSAISAIYLDLNNMVLSSNSQFLFLPYNDSKPISYNLLISGDLNGELKRKIDDAKLLKYIKGEYNIVTNEDILEARRRNREIARQRNNVIGNPNDKNYLYYKLQEEIRIKKEKEQEARELRKLNEANPSN